TCTTATTTAGAGACTAAATACAAGGAGAATTTGACATGTTAGAAAAATTAGAAAAAGAAAAAATTAGTAAACTTATTATTCAATACTCCCTTCCAGCACTAGTTGCAATGGGAGTTAATATTTTTTATAATTTAGCCGATAGATTTTTTATAGGTTATTATATTGGAAGAATGGGAATTGCGGGCGTTAGTTTAACAATGCCAATCTCTACATTTAATTTAGCCACAGGACTTTTATTTGGAATTGGATCCGGTGTTCTTATGAGTATTAATCTAGGAAAAGGAGATTTAAAGCGTGGAGAAAATATTCTTGGAAATGGATTCACCTTACTATTTTTAATAGGAATACTTCAAACTATTTTACTATTTTTATTTACAGATAAAGTTATTTTAGCTTTAGGTGGAAGTGGAGAACTTTTTAATTATACAATGAGCTATTTAAAACCACTTTCAGTTGGAATATTTTTACAGGTTATGTATGTTGGAACCAATGAAATGATAATTGGCAGTGGAGCACCTAAAAAAGCTATGTTAATTGGACTTATAGGATGTTTGACAAATATCATTTTAGATCCTATCTTTATAAATATTTTAAATTTAGGAATGAAAGGAGCTGCTTTAGCTACAGTTATTGGAAATTTCATAGCTGTTATTTCTCAACTGATATACTTGAGTAAATACAGTGAGCATTTGAAATTAAAACCTTACAATCTACTATTGAAGTGGCAGAGAGTTAAAGAACTTACGATTATTGGTACACCAGCATTTTTAGTCCAGTTTTTTACTGCACTTGTTGTTGTTCTTACAAATATTATTTTAAAAAAACTTGGAGGTGATTTATATATTGCTACTTTTGGAATTTTAAGTAGTTTATATCTTATAGTATTTTTGCCTATTGTTGCAATTTATCAAGGAACACAACCTATTTTAGGATATAACTATGGACGTGAAAATTTAAATAGAGTTCAAAAGATTTGTAAAAAATCTTTGTTATATAGCACAATTGTTGCCACTCTTGGATTTTTAGTAACTGTTTTAGCAAGTGATTTTCTTATGAATATTTTTGCAAAAACTGATTATCAATTAAAATTAACTGCAATAAATAGTTCTAAAATTTATTTTTCTATGATTTTTCTTTTAGGAATAAATGTTATTGGAGCAGGATATTTTCAAGCTATTGGAAAATTTAAAACAAGTTTAATATTAAATGTTTCTAAACAATGTTTTTTAACAATTCCTTTGATTTTTATTTTGTCATGGAAATTTGGAATAAAGGGTTTATGGTTAGCTTCCGCAATTACAGAGTGTTTAATGGCTTTAATTACTTTATTATATTTAAAAAAAGAAAATATTAGAATACTTGTTTAGAATTTTATTTTTTATTTTATATACTAAATAATTATAGGACTATCTATAATCTCGGAAAATAAAAGACCTGTTAACAGGTCTTTTTTTATTATAAATCTATTTCTCCTACATTTAGTTTTTCAACAAATGAATATGTAGAATTTATTTGTTTTAATACAAATATTTTTTCTTTTATGATTTGTCCACCAAAATCATTATATGTTTGATATTTTATTTTTTGAGCAAATAAGCCCTCTTCTAGCTGAACAACTCTGTCAGCCTCTAATACCTTTACCGCCGGAGTATTGAAATAACTTCCTAGTGCAAAGGCCACTCCTGTTTTGTATGATGTCTTGGGTGCTGAATAACTTAATGTGGAAAGTGCTAACAAAAATAAAACCGCTTTTTTCATAGTGTGTACCTCCCTATGGTATTATTATTCATGATATAAATTATACTCTATAATTACATCTTTTAAAAATATAATTTTTATATACATATAATCTAATTATAGTTGTTAATGTATATTTTGAAATCACACCAACACATAAAAAAACAACTTGAATAATTTTAAAAAAAGAATTATACTATAATACAGTAATTTTTAAGTGGAGTGTCTATGGATAAAATAATTTTAAAATTTTTTAAAAGCTTTAGTGGAAAAAAATTAACTTCTAAGGATTTGAAATTGGCTGTAAAAAAAGCCATGAATTTAGGTGCTACTGCTGAGGATCTACTTCTTATTATAAATTTAATAAAAGATACAAAAAATAAAAAATACAAACTAGATAAAAAATGTTTCTTTATTTTAACTACAGCTATAGTATATGTTATTGCACCTATTGATGCTGTATCAGATTTAATCCCTGTCGCTGGATGGGTAGATGATGCAACTCTTATTGGATATGTAGCTCGAAGCTATGCTGATGTTTTAAGAGATTATAAAGAGTTTACTAGAGTTAATATATCAAACGATAAAAAAGAACACACTGAATAGTGTGCTCTTTTTTATTTATCATCTTTCGATTTGAATTTTTCTTCAATTTTAAAAATTAACATCTTAACATCTAATAGTTCTGCTGCTATAAGTTTATCAAAATTATCTTTATAAACTTTTTCTAATTTTTTAAATCTTTCCCAGAAATCTTCAAGTTCTTCTTTTTTTACCTCTTCAACTTTTTTTAAATTTTCCGTAGCTTCTTTTTTTAACTCTTCTAATTTTTTTTTATTTTCCATAAAATACACCTCTCTTTTTTCAGCATATATTTATTTATACAGTATTTTTAATAAACTCCTTTTTTTATAAAAAATTTATTAAATATTTTTAAAAAAGTTTTTAATCTCTCTTTCGCTACTTTCTAAACTATCAGAAGTATGAACAATATTTTTTAATACATCTAACGAAAAATCTCCCCTTATAGTTCCTGGAACCGCATCTATAGGTGAAGTGCTTCCTGCCATAGCTCTAACTATTTTTATACACTCTTTACCCTCTATCACCATTAAAACTAGTGGACCAGATGTTATAAATTCAACTAAATTATCATAAAATTCTTTTCCTCTATGATCTTCATAATGTTTTTTAGCTTTTTCTAACGAAATCGTTTCCATCTTTAGAGCTTTTATTTCCAATCCTTTTCTTTCAACTCTTTGAATAATCTCCCCTATCAACTTTCTTTCAACTGCATCCGGTTTTATTATTAGCAATGTTTTTTCCATAGTGCCCCCTATTTAGTATTTACATCCTATATATTTGATACTATTTCTTAACTTAATTTCCTTTATTTGATTTTAGAAAATATAATTTATTCCAACAAAATAATTTCTTTCATCCGCTGCTCGATATAAAATATCTCCATCTATATCTAAACTATCTGCATACATCTCA
Above is a window of Cetobacterium sp. ZOR0034 DNA encoding:
- a CDS encoding MATE family efflux transporter yields the protein MLEKLEKEKISKLIIQYSLPALVAMGVNIFYNLADRFFIGYYIGRMGIAGVSLTMPISTFNLATGLLFGIGSGVLMSINLGKGDLKRGENILGNGFTLLFLIGILQTILLFLFTDKVILALGGSGELFNYTMSYLKPLSVGIFLQVMYVGTNEMIIGSGAPKKAMLIGLIGCLTNIILDPIFINILNLGMKGAALATVIGNFIAVISQLIYLSKYSEHLKLKPYNLLLKWQRVKELTIIGTPAFLVQFFTALVVVLTNIILKKLGGDLYIATFGILSSLYLIVFLPIVAIYQGTQPILGYNYGRENLNRVQKICKKSLLYSTIVATLGFLVTVLASDFLMNIFAKTDYQLKLTAINSSKIYFSMIFLLGINVIGAGYFQAIGKFKTSLILNVSKQCFLTIPLIFILSWKFGIKGLWLASAITECLMALITLLYLKKENIRILV
- a CDS encoding YkvA family protein translates to MDKIILKFFKSFSGKKLTSKDLKLAVKKAMNLGATAEDLLLIINLIKDTKNKKYKLDKKCFFILTTAIVYVIAPIDAVSDLIPVAGWVDDATLIGYVARSYADVLRDYKEFTRVNISNDKKEHTE
- the ndk gene encoding nucleoside-diphosphate kinase, which produces MEKTLLIIKPDAVERKLIGEIIQRVERKGLEIKALKMETISLEKAKKHYEDHRGKEFYDNLVEFITSGPLVLMVIEGKECIKIVRAMAGSTSPIDAVPGTIRGDFSLDVLKNIVHTSDSLESSEREIKNFFKNI